One genomic window of Aptenodytes patagonicus chromosome 3, bAptPat1.pri.cur, whole genome shotgun sequence includes the following:
- the CRNKL1 gene encoding crooked neck-like protein 1, whose translation MASTAAGKQRIPKVAKVKNKAPAEVQITAEQLLREAKERELELLPPPPQQKITDVEELNDYKLRKRKTFEDNIRKNRTVISNWIKYAQWEESLKEIQRARSIYERALDVDYRNVTLWLKYAEMEMKNRQVNHARNIWDRAITTLPRVNQFWYKYTYMEEMLGNVAGSRQVFERWMEWQPEEQAWHSYINFELRYKEVDRARTIYERFVIVHPDVKNWIKYARFEEKHSYFAHARKVYERAVEFFGEEHMDEHLYVAFAKFEENQKEFERVRVIYKYALDRIPKQEAQNLFKNYTIFEKKFGDRRGIEDIIVSKRRFQYEEEVKANPHNYDAWFDYLRLVESDADAETVREVYERAIANVPPIQEKRHWKRYIYLWINYALYEELEAKDAERTRQVYQACIELIPHKKFTFAKIWLLYAQFEIRQKSLPLARRALGASIGKCPKNKLFKGYIELELQLREFDRCRKLYEKFLEFAPENCTSWIKFAELETILGDIDRARAIYELAIGQPRLDMPEVLWKSYIDFEIEQEEYEKTRSLYRRLLQRTQHVKVWISFAQFELSAGREESLSRCRQIYEEANKAMRNCEEKEERVMLLESWRNFEEEFGTDTTKERIDKLMPEKIKKRRKLQAEDGSDAGWEEYYDYIFPEDTANQPNLKLLAMAKLWKKQQQESEAAEMDPDKDIDESQS comes from the exons ATGGCGTCTACGGCGGCCGGCAAGCAGCGGATCCCCAAAGTGGCGAAG GTGAAAAATAAAGCGCCTGCAGAAGTTCAGATCACCGCGGAACAGCTtttgagagaagcaaaggagagaGAACTTGAACTTCTTCCGCCGCCGCCGCAACAGAAGATCACAGATGTTGAAGAGCTAAATGACTATAAACTCCGGAAAAGGAag ACTTTTGAAGATAACATAAGAAAAAACAGGACTGTTATAAGTAACTGGATAAAATACGCACAATGGGAggaaagcctgaaagaaatacagag agcCCGTTCCATTTACGAGCGTGCTTTAGATGTAGACTACAGAAATGTCACACTCTGGCTGAAATatgcagaaatggaaatgaagaacCGCCAGGTTAATCATGCCCGAAACATTTGGGATCGAGCCATTACCACCCTCCCCAGGGTGAACCAGTTCTG GTATAAGTATACTTACATGGAAGAGATGTTAGGGAATGTTGCTGGATCACGTCAGGTGTTTGAACGTTGGATGGAGTGGCAACCAGAGGAGCAAGCTTGGCATTCCTACATTAACTTCGAGCTGAGATACAAGGAGGTGGACAGGGCACGTACCATTTATGAGAGAT TTGTTATTGTTCATCCTGATGTTAAGAACTGGATCAAGTACGCCCGCTTTGAAGAGAAGCACAGTTATTTTGCTCACGCAAGGAAAGTATATGAGAGGGCAGTGGAGTTCTTTGGAGAAGAGCATATGGATGAGCACTTGTACGTGGCTTTTGCAAAATTTGAGGAGAACCAGAAAGAA tttgaaagagTAAGGGTGATCTACAAGTACGCCTTGGATAGAATTCCAAAACAGGAGGCCCAAAATCTCTTCAAGAATTACACCATATTTGAGAAGAAGTTTGGAGACAGAAGGGGAATTGAAGACATCATTGTCAGCAAGAGGAGATTCCAGTATGAAGAGGAAGTGAAG GCAAATCCACATAATTATGATGCATGGTTTGACTACCTGAGGTTAGTTGAAAGTGATGCAGATGCCGAGACTGTCCGAGAAGTGTATGAAAGAGCCATCGCCAATGTTCCCCCAATTCAAGAGAAAAGACACTGGAAAAGATACATCTATCTTTGGATTAACTATGCGTTGTATGAAGAGCTGGAGGCAAAG GATGCAGAGCGAACCAGACAAGTGTATCAGGCATGTATCGAGCTCATTCCCCACAAGAAG tttacatTTGCCAAAATATGGCTGCTGTATGCACAATTTGAAATACGCCAGAAAAGTCTTCCACTTGCCAGAAGAGCTTTG GGGGCATCCATAGGGAAATGTCCAAAAAACAAACTGTTTAAAGGTTACATTGAATTGGAGTTACAACTGCGAGAATTTGATCGTTGCCGAAAGCTGTATGAAAAATTCCTGGAGTTTGCACCGGAAAACTGCACATCATGGATTAAATTTGCTGAACTAGAGACCATTCTTGGCGATATTGATAGAGCCCGTGCAATATATGAGTTGGCTATTGGCCAGCCCCGGCTAGACATGCCAGAG GTTCTTTGGAAATCCTACATTGACTTTGAAATTGAGCAAGAAGAGTATGAGAAAACAAGAAGTCTTTACCGCAGATTACTTCAGCGGACACAGCATGTTAAG GTATGGATCAGCTTTGCACAGTTTGAGCTATCTGCAGGAAGGGAGGAGAGTTTGTCAAGATGCCGGCAGATTTATGAAGAGGCTAATAAGGCAATGCGAAACtgtgaggagaaagaggagagagtcATGCTTCTGGAATCCTGGAGAAACTTTGAAGAGGAATTTGGAACCGATACCACTAAAGAGAGGATAGATAAACTTAtgcctgaaaaaataaagaagaggagaaaactgCAGGCTGAAGATGGG tctgaTGCTGGCTGGGAGGAATACTATGATTATATTTTCCCAGAAGATACTGCCAATCAGCCTAATCTCAAACTACTTGCTATGGCTAAGCTCTGGAAGAAACAGCAACAGGAGAGCGAAGCTGCAGAGATGGATCCAGACAAAGACATTGATGAAAGCCAGTCTTAA